In Aestuariibaculum lutulentum, one DNA window encodes the following:
- a CDS encoding response regulator, with translation MKTVLLIEDDTVLRENTAELLELSNYKVLTASNGRLGVELAKKQIPDIIICDIMMPVMDGYTTLQTLSKQSTTKHIPFIFLSAKTERQDIRKGMNLGADDYITKPFTEDDIVSAIESRLAKVSILEDLKHQNQVVEATHTEENEIKSLNDLKNFFDDHGKEFKYNEEDIIYYEGDHSNFIYLISYGTVKCFRIDEKGKELVTALYKEDDLFGYTSLNTNAPHKETASAISDTKLMGISLLHFNELLDKNHRVALALIELLTDDLSSAKGLLLQMAYGTVNKKTASTILKFAEKINRKPDDPIKISRNDLASVAGIATETLIRALTEFKKSGIISAEGRNIKILDLNKLKSIT, from the coding sequence ATGAAAACTGTTTTATTAATTGAAGATGATACTGTTTTAAGAGAAAACACAGCCGAACTTTTAGAGCTCTCTAATTACAAAGTTTTAACCGCTTCTAATGGTCGTTTAGGTGTTGAACTGGCAAAAAAACAAATCCCTGATATTATTATCTGCGATATTATGATGCCTGTTATGGATGGTTATACAACGCTACAAACCCTGTCTAAACAAAGTACAACTAAACATATTCCGTTTATATTTTTATCGGCAAAAACTGAACGACAGGACATTAGAAAAGGCATGAATCTTGGAGCTGACGATTATATTACAAAACCCTTTACTGAAGACGATATTGTAAGTGCTATTGAAAGCCGGTTAGCAAAAGTTTCCATACTAGAAGATTTAAAACACCAGAATCAAGTTGTTGAAGCAACGCATACTGAAGAAAATGAAATAAAATCGCTTAACGATTTAAAAAATTTCTTTGATGACCACGGAAAGGAGTTTAAGTATAATGAAGAAGATATTATTTACTACGAAGGCGATCATTCCAATTTCATCTACCTGATTAGCTATGGTACTGTTAAATGTTTTAGAATTGATGAAAAAGGCAAGGAACTGGTTACCGCACTTTATAAAGAAGACGATTTGTTTGGATACACGTCCTTAAACACTAATGCGCCACATAAAGAAACTGCTTCGGCCATTTCAGATACAAAATTAATGGGCATCTCCCTTTTACACTTCAATGAACTTCTGGATAAAAATCACAGAGTCGCTTTAGCGCTTATAGAATTACTAACCGACGACCTCTCCTCTGCCAAAGGATTACTATTACAAATGGCTTATGGAACCGTAAATAAAAAAACCGCTTCAACCATTTTAAAGTTTGCTGAAAAAATAAATCGGAAGCCAGACGACCCTATAAAAATTTCAAGAAACGACCTGGCCAGTGTTGCCGGTATAGCGACAGAAACCTTAATTAGAGCCCTAACCGAATTTAAAAAATCGGGTATTATTTCTGCTGAAGGACGAAACATTAAAATATTAGACCTTAACAAATTAAAAAGCATTACTTAA
- a CDS encoding DnaJ C-terminal domain-containing protein, with product MAYIDYYKVLGISKTASENDIKKAYRKLARKYHPDLNPNDAEAEKKFKEINEANEVLSNPENRKKYDQYGEHWQHAEEYEKARQQEQYHRQHQSDGGRYSEEDFSEFFENMFGGAGRASGGRQVKFRGQDFNATLQLDLKDVYTTHKRTLTVNNKNIRITIPAGVENGQIIKIKGHGGKGINGGPNGDLYIQFSIENHSKFKRDKDNLYTNVDLDLYKALLGGDIMVDTFTGKVKLTVKPETQSDTKVKLKGKGFPKYKMEGQFGDLIITYKIILPTKLSEKERALIEQLQTLRT from the coding sequence ATGGCTTATATAGATTATTATAAGGTATTAGGAATATCGAAAACAGCTTCCGAAAACGATATTAAAAAAGCGTACAGGAAGTTAGCAAGAAAATATCACCCTGACTTAAATCCTAATGATGCTGAGGCCGAAAAGAAATTCAAAGAAATTAACGAGGCTAATGAAGTTTTAAGCAACCCTGAGAATCGTAAAAAATACGATCAGTATGGAGAGCACTGGCAACATGCCGAAGAATACGAAAAAGCAAGACAGCAGGAGCAGTACCATCGTCAGCATCAAAGTGATGGTGGTCGTTATTCTGAAGAGGATTTTTCAGAGTTTTTTGAGAATATGTTTGGTGGCGCCGGAAGAGCTTCAGGTGGCCGACAAGTTAAGTTTAGAGGACAGGATTTCAACGCAACACTTCAGCTGGATTTAAAAGATGTATATACCACACACAAGCGCACTTTAACAGTAAATAATAAGAATATTAGAATTACAATTCCGGCAGGTGTTGAAAACGGTCAAATCATTAAAATTAAAGGTCATGGCGGTAAAGGCATTAATGGCGGACCAAATGGTGATTTGTACATTCAGTTTTCTATTGAAAACCATTCAAAATTTAAACGCGACAAAGATAATCTTTATACAAATGTAGATTTGGATTTGTACAAGGCTTTATTGGGAGGAGACATTATGGTTGACACGTTTACCGGAAAAGTAAAACTTACGGTAAAACCGGAAACTCAAAGCGACACCAAAGTAAAATTAAAAGGCAAAGGCTTTCCTAAATATAAAATGGAAGGGCAGTTTGGTGATTTAATCATTACCTATAAAATTATTTTGCCAACCAAACTTTCTGAAAAAGAAAGAGCACTGATAGAACAATTACAAACCTTAAGAACCTAA
- a CDS encoding CDP-alcohol phosphatidyltransferase family protein: protein MLTFKNYNIADWLSFYRIAAAPFLLVLIGLDHRLLFSCFLLISYLTDALDGYLARKLKITSPRGSQLDSFGDQITLIVGLVGLFYFEMAFIKIHLKLIIIAFIPYVSQMLIAYFKYGKATAFHTYLAKLSAILQSIFILFSLFFFPEKHLFYIMIIIGVLETIEEITLIFIYDNWASDVKGIYWALRDKRRLKNE, encoded by the coding sequence ATGCTAACCTTTAAAAACTATAACATAGCCGATTGGTTATCATTTTACCGAATAGCCGCTGCACCTTTTTTACTTGTATTAATTGGGTTAGATCATCGTTTGCTGTTTTCGTGTTTTTTATTAATAAGTTATTTAACCGATGCTCTGGATGGGTATTTAGCTAGAAAGCTTAAAATAACGAGTCCCAGAGGTTCTCAGCTTGATTCTTTTGGCGACCAAATAACCTTGATTGTAGGGCTTGTAGGTTTGTTTTATTTCGAGATGGCCTTTATTAAAATCCATCTAAAATTAATAATTATTGCGTTTATCCCTTATGTATCTCAAATGCTTATAGCATATTTTAAGTATGGCAAAGCCACGGCGTTTCATACGTATTTGGCAAAACTTTCAGCTATACTTCAAAGTATATTCATCTTATTCTCCTTGTTTTTCTTTCCGGAAAAGCACTTGTTTTACATCATGATTATAATTGGAGTTTTAGAAACCATAGAAGAGATTACCCTCATTTTTATTTACGATAACTGGGCATCCGATGTTAAAGGTATTTACTGGGCCTTAAGAGACAAACGAAGATTGAAAAATGAATAA
- a CDS encoding MlaE family ABC transporter permease, translating into MLKPTKIKSFFIEIGELTYFTKRFFKELFNKPFEFNELLKQCYNIGNRSLLLVGVTGFIIGLVITLQTRPTLEEFGAESWMPSMVSISIIREIGPVIIALTFAGRIASGIGAELGSMRVTEQIDAMEVSGTNPFKFLVVTRILATTLMLPILVVLGDAIALYGSYIIENLKGDVSFLLYFNKVFNALEFGDLIPATIKTYFFGFAIGLVGCFKGYYCEKGTVGVGLAANSAVVFSSMLLFIIDFIAVFVTDIFFEI; encoded by the coding sequence ATGCTAAAACCAACTAAAATAAAATCCTTTTTTATAGAAATTGGTGAACTCACTTATTTTACCAAAAGGTTCTTTAAAGAGCTTTTTAATAAACCTTTTGAATTTAATGAGCTACTCAAACAGTGCTATAACATTGGTAACCGGTCTTTATTATTAGTTGGAGTTACTGGTTTCATAATTGGCTTGGTTATTACTTTACAAACCCGTCCTACTTTAGAAGAATTCGGTGCGGAATCGTGGATGCCTTCCATGGTTAGTATTTCTATTATTCGAGAAATTGGCCCTGTAATTATTGCATTAACCTTCGCAGGGCGTATTGCTTCTGGTATTGGTGCCGAATTGGGATCTATGCGTGTTACCGAACAAATTGATGCTATGGAAGTTTCAGGTACCAATCCGTTTAAGTTTTTGGTAGTAACTCGTATTCTGGCTACCACTTTAATGCTTCCTATTCTGGTTGTTTTAGGCGATGCCATTGCGCTTTACGGGTCTTACATCATAGAGAATTTAAAGGGAGACGTTTCCTTTCTGTTATATTTTAATAAGGTTTTTAATGCTTTAGAGTTTGGAGATTTAATCCCAGCCACTATTAAAACCTATTTTTTTGGATTTGCCATAGGACTGGTAGGCTGTTTTAAAGGATATTATTGCGAAAAAGGTACGGTTGGTGTAGGTTTAGCAGCCAATTCGGCGGTTGTTTTTTCATCCATGTTGCTCTTTATTATCGACTTTATAGCTGTGTTTGTAACCGATATTTTCTTTGAAATTTAA
- a CDS encoding chaperone modulator CbpM, whose amino-acid sequence METTDFISVQLICKHYNIPQDFINRLQEFELIELKMESNDFFIHKTELKRVEKMVRLHYDLDINMEGIDAISNLLDQVDSLKKQITNLNNRLRLYEDF is encoded by the coding sequence ATGGAAACAACAGATTTTATATCGGTACAACTTATTTGCAAGCATTATAATATTCCACAGGACTTTATAAACAGGTTACAGGAATTTGAGTTAATAGAATTAAAGATGGAATCAAACGATTTTTTTATTCATAAAACAGAATTGAAAAGGGTTGAAAAAATGGTTCGGTTGCATTACGATTTAGATATTAATATGGAAGGTATTGATGCAATTTCTAATCTCTTAGATCAGGTAGATAGTTTGAAAAAGCAAATAACAAACCTGAACAACAGATTGCGTTTGTATGAGGATTTTTAA
- a CDS encoding nicotinate-nucleotide adenylyltransferase gives MKKLIIGLFILGLTIPMHAQDPIQLPTVVIVHNYKYLDATGSEDLAVDVEQLELKVSDFNVKELDVYSEDNEFYRVFFIIPKGKILATYDEHSHLIRTAERFQDIDLPIHIKESIAERFPQWTVSKNVYLVNYYEPDNIKKMYKITLENGDKRIRIKVDDHGDFM, from the coding sequence ATGAAAAAGTTAATTATTGGTTTGTTTATTTTGGGATTAACCATCCCTATGCACGCCCAAGATCCCATTCAATTACCAACAGTAGTTATAGTTCACAACTATAAATATTTGGATGCTACGGGCTCAGAAGATTTGGCGGTAGACGTTGAACAGTTAGAGTTAAAAGTTAGCGATTTCAACGTTAAAGAATTAGATGTCTATTCAGAAGACAATGAATTTTACAGAGTGTTTTTTATCATTCCAAAAGGAAAAATATTAGCAACTTACGATGAGCATAGCCATCTAATAAGAACAGCTGAAAGATTTCAAGATATCGATTTACCAATACATATAAAAGAATCGATTGCTGAAAGATTTCCTCAATGGACTGTTTCAAAAAATGTGTATTTGGTGAATTATTACGAACCAGACAACATAAAAAAAATGTACAAAATTACATTAGAAAATGGTGATAAACGTATTAGAATAAAAGTAGATGATCATGGTGATTTTATGTAA
- a CDS encoding MlaD family protein: MKQTNNQKLNLGLFVVIGLILFVVAVYLIGNRQNMFVKTFSISANFTNVNGLMQGNNVRYSGINIGTVKTIFMINDSTINVNMVIDEKMVQHIKKDAIATISTDGLVGNMIVNIIPGKGDAEMISSGDVIKTYTKIGTSEMLNTLNVTNENAALLTAKLLNVADAMSDDKGTLGMLINDTLVASNLKQTVNQLRIMSIEANKAMRELNTIINSVNFDESVAGKLLNDSIEAQKVSAVLTNLETSTEEIKTVINNLNETISDYRNGNGAVNYLFNDEEFVKNLEQSIKNINEGTDNFNQNMEALKHNFLTRGYFRKLERQQKKAEKENN; the protein is encoded by the coding sequence ATGAAACAAACAAATAATCAAAAACTGAATTTAGGCCTTTTTGTTGTTATTGGTTTAATACTTTTTGTGGTTGCTGTCTATTTAATTGGCAACCGACAAAACATGTTTGTTAAAACCTTCTCCATAAGTGCTAATTTCACTAACGTAAATGGCCTTATGCAAGGTAATAATGTAAGGTATTCGGGTATTAATATTGGAACCGTAAAAACCATTTTCATGATTAACGATTCTACCATAAACGTAAATATGGTTATCGATGAAAAAATGGTTCAACATATAAAAAAAGATGCGATTGCCACCATTAGTACAGACGGACTTGTGGGTAATATGATTGTAAATATTATTCCAGGAAAAGGTGATGCTGAAATGATTTCATCGGGCGATGTAATTAAAACCTATACGAAAATAGGCACGAGCGAAATGTTAAACACCTTAAATGTAACCAATGAAAATGCCGCCCTATTAACAGCAAAATTGCTTAATGTAGCCGATGCCATGTCGGATGATAAAGGAACCTTGGGTATGTTGATTAACGACACTTTAGTAGCCTCAAATTTAAAACAAACCGTAAACCAATTGCGCATCATGAGTATTGAAGCCAATAAAGCCATGCGAGAATTAAATACTATAATAAACTCCGTGAATTTTGATGAAAGTGTTGCAGGCAAATTGCTTAACGATTCTATTGAAGCCCAAAAAGTAAGTGCTGTACTTACAAACCTTGAAACCTCAACCGAAGAGATTAAAACAGTCATTAATAATCTAAACGAAACGATTTCCGACTACAGAAATGGAAATGGCGCGGTAAACTACCTTTTTAACGATGAAGAATTTGTAAAAAACCTGGAGCAATCCATAAAAAATATAAACGAAGGCACGGATAACTTCAATCAGAACATGGAGGCTTTAAAACACAACTTTTTAACTCGTGGTTATTTTAGAAAATTAGAGCGTCAGCAGAAAAAAGCTGAAAAAGAAAACAACTAA
- a CDS encoding ABC transporter ATP-binding protein — translation MNETHNISHSIESLQVKQPILEIKDLKKSFGDKAVLNGFNLKLYEGENLVIMGRSGAGKSVMVKCLVGLMLPDSGNINVMGQDINTLNRMDLDKLRTEIGFLFQGSALYDSMTVRENLEFPLRRHKHKFGNITDTEPLVLEALENVGLANTIDLMPNELSGGMQRRVALARTLILKPKIILYDEPTSGLDPITSKEIIELMRRVQKQYKTSSLIITHDVDCARVVSERMILLVEGVNYAEGTFEDLRASKDDKVKAFFK, via the coding sequence ATGAACGAAACACATAACATATCACATTCAATTGAAAGTTTACAGGTTAAACAACCTATTCTAGAAATCAAAGATTTGAAAAAATCGTTTGGTGATAAGGCAGTGTTAAACGGATTCAATCTAAAACTATACGAAGGTGAAAATCTCGTAATTATGGGCAGATCGGGCGCGGGTAAATCGGTAATGGTAAAATGTCTGGTTGGTTTAATGCTACCCGATTCTGGTAACATTAATGTTATGGGGCAAGACATCAACACCTTAAATCGCATGGATTTAGATAAACTTCGAACCGAAATCGGATTCCTGTTTCAAGGAAGTGCTTTATACGATTCTATGACGGTTCGGGAAAATTTAGAATTTCCGCTAAGACGGCACAAACACAAATTTGGAAATATTACGGACACCGAACCCCTGGTTTTAGAAGCTTTAGAAAATGTAGGTCTTGCAAACACTATAGACCTTATGCCCAATGAGCTTTCCGGTGGTATGCAAAGACGCGTGGCATTAGCCAGAACATTAATACTAAAACCCAAAATCATTTTATACGACGAACCTACAAGTGGTTTAGACCCGATTACATCAAAAGAAATTATAGAACTCATGCGTCGCGTACAAAAACAATATAAAACGTCATCGCTTATTATTACCCACGATGTCGATTGCGCACGTGTCGTATCGGAACGGATGATTTTATTGGTTGAAGGTGTTAATTATGCCGAAGGTACTTTTGAAGATTTAAGAGCTTCTAAAGACGATAAAGTAAAAGCATTCTTTAAATAA
- a CDS encoding BON domain-containing protein, which translates to MKTDSQIKQDVLDELAWQSSIDETQIGVIVKDGIVTLNGVVDSYAKKMAAERAAKSVYGVKAVAEDIEVNFKTGQGKSDAEIAKVVVDAIKWNSSLPEDKISIKVENAWVYLSGEVEWSFQKTAAKVAVENLHGVKGVVDNLKIKQRVEPVEVKDRITKAFERSADLEAKNIQVEVSGGVVTLSGTVHSITEKEEARRATFFAPGVIKVINNLKVKFYPEYA; encoded by the coding sequence ATGAAAACAGATTCTCAAATAAAACAAGATGTGCTTGACGAATTAGCGTGGCAATCAAGTATAGATGAAACTCAAATAGGAGTCATTGTAAAAGATGGTATAGTGACTCTAAACGGCGTGGTAGATTCATATGCAAAGAAAATGGCAGCAGAACGCGCAGCTAAAAGTGTTTATGGAGTAAAAGCCGTGGCAGAAGATATCGAAGTTAATTTTAAAACAGGACAAGGAAAATCAGATGCAGAGATTGCTAAAGTAGTGGTTGATGCTATTAAATGGAATTCCTCCCTTCCTGAAGATAAAATTAGCATTAAAGTAGAAAATGCCTGGGTTTATTTATCAGGAGAGGTAGAATGGTCTTTTCAAAAAACCGCGGCCAAGGTAGCTGTCGAAAACTTACATGGTGTTAAAGGCGTTGTAGATAATCTTAAAATAAAACAACGTGTAGAACCTGTGGAAGTTAAAGACAGAATTACCAAAGCCTTTGAAAGATCGGCTGATCTTGAAGCTAAAAACATTCAGGTAGAAGTTAGTGGAGGTGTGGTAACCTTAAGCGGAACAGTGCACTCTATTACCGAAAAAGAAGAAGCTCGAAGAGCCACTTTTTTCGCACCTGGAGTAATTAAGGTTATTAATAACTTAAAAGTTAAATTCTACCCTGAATACGCCTAA
- a CDS encoding mechanosensitive ion channel family protein, whose protein sequence is MEQIKQWTIDKPTLYSVVKYVLLVVFVFVLIQLVRRLLRKQVTDSTARYKSQKAIEIVGYVVLIFLTVSYFTGNIRDFTLAIGLFSAGVAITLQELILSIAGSLYIFVVKVYKPGDRIEINGIKGDVIDVDSIYTTMMEIGQWVSSDNYSGRIVKLSNSFVFKGPIYNYSSDFPFIWDEFNIPIKYGSNIELAKSIVIEIASKILSEYTANSKSQWQEVVNKYYIEDAQVDPTLAITLNDNWIQFNLRYIVDYKKRRLVKHILNEEIHKVVLETNREVELASTTLELIKIPELSVELKNNQTHANL, encoded by the coding sequence ATGGAACAAATAAAACAATGGACAATAGATAAACCAACACTTTACAGTGTTGTAAAATATGTTTTGCTTGTTGTTTTTGTGTTTGTTTTAATTCAGCTGGTAAGAAGGTTGCTACGGAAACAAGTAACCGATTCTACAGCAAGGTACAAGTCACAAAAGGCTATCGAGATTGTAGGTTATGTTGTTTTAATTTTTTTAACGGTTTCTTATTTTACGGGGAATATTAGAGATTTTACATTAGCTATTGGTTTGTTTTCTGCAGGCGTAGCCATTACGCTTCAGGAACTTATTTTAAGCATTGCAGGATCACTTTATATTTTTGTTGTTAAAGTATATAAACCAGGCGACCGTATAGAAATAAACGGCATTAAAGGCGATGTCATAGATGTGGATAGTATTTACACCACGATGATGGAAATAGGGCAGTGGGTAAGTAGCGATAATTACAGTGGTCGTATTGTTAAACTAAGCAACTCCTTTGTGTTTAAAGGGCCGATATATAATTATTCTAGTGATTTTCCTTTTATATGGGATGAATTTAATATTCCCATTAAATACGGAAGCAATATAGAATTAGCCAAATCTATTGTTATTGAAATCGCTTCTAAAATTCTTTCAGAGTATACGGCAAATTCTAAATCGCAATGGCAAGAGGTGGTCAATAAATACTATATAGAGGACGCTCAGGTCGATCCCACATTGGCCATAACATTAAATGATAACTGGATTCAGTTTAACCTGAGATATATTGTAGATTATAAAAAACGGCGATTAGTAAAACATATACTTAATGAGGAAATTCATAAAGTTGTTTTAGAAACAAATCGTGAAGTAGAACTGGCATCAACGACGTTAGAACTTATAAAAATTCCAGAACTGAGTGTTGAATTAAAAAATAATCAAACACATGCTAACCTTTAA
- a CDS encoding metallophosphoesterase, translating into MRSYSLFTILLLCAAVLLVDVLSFYWLQSITKLISSSFLKNSIKILFWCFSIGLISAIIVLKVTLDDINPQRKHLLISSLYGLTVSSFIPKILFVIVISVLFYGNYMFSENQSLVVIPLVGLLSGVLPFLAISYGIFRAVYRFKIYKHKLYFNHLPEAFAGLKIVHISDLHLGGFNKRYKVLKKAVNLINDLHADYIFFTGDLVNNYAWELVGWDKVFNQLLAKKGKYAVLGNHDYGDYSKWDNKEEKEDNLNQIKHFYKEVDFKLLLNSSEIVESEGEAIAIVGVENWGKPPFKQYGNLTEALKSALQIPFKILLTHDPTHWNEEVIEDTTIALTLSGHTHGMQLGLNYKNMTWSPIKYKYKHWAGLYKHNQQYLHVNRGLGWIGFPGRLGMRPEITYLELHSNQ; encoded by the coding sequence ATGCGCAGCTATTCGTTATTTACCATATTACTGTTGTGCGCTGCTGTTTTACTGGTTGATGTGCTGTCTTTTTACTGGTTACAAAGTATTACGAAACTCATAAGTTCGTCATTTCTGAAAAATAGTATAAAAATACTATTCTGGTGTTTTTCTATAGGGTTGATAAGTGCCATAATTGTTCTAAAAGTAACTTTAGATGATATCAATCCGCAACGAAAACATCTTTTAATCTCATCGTTATACGGGCTAACAGTGTCATCATTTATTCCGAAAATTCTTTTTGTTATTGTAATATCCGTACTGTTTTACGGGAATTATATGTTTTCAGAAAATCAGTCCTTGGTGGTCATACCATTAGTTGGTCTACTTTCAGGAGTTTTACCATTTCTGGCTATTTCCTATGGTATTTTCAGAGCCGTTTATCGCTTTAAAATTTATAAGCATAAATTGTATTTTAATCATTTGCCTGAAGCCTTTGCTGGATTAAAGATTGTGCATATTTCCGACTTGCATTTGGGAGGGTTTAATAAACGATACAAGGTGTTAAAGAAAGCTGTGAATCTGATTAATGATTTGCATGCAGATTATATTTTTTTTACGGGTGATTTGGTAAACAATTACGCCTGGGAGCTTGTAGGCTGGGATAAAGTGTTTAATCAACTATTGGCAAAAAAGGGAAAATACGCAGTTTTGGGAAATCATGATTACGGCGATTATTCGAAGTGGGATAACAAAGAGGAAAAAGAGGATAACTTAAATCAAATTAAGCATTTTTATAAAGAAGTAGACTTTAAATTATTACTTAATTCGTCGGAGATTGTGGAGAGCGAAGGAGAAGCTATTGCCATTGTTGGTGTGGAAAACTGGGGAAAACCACCGTTTAAGCAATATGGCAATTTAACCGAGGCTTTAAAATCGGCTTTACAAATTCCGTTTAAAATTTTATTAACTCACGATCCCACGCATTGGAATGAAGAAGTAATAGAAGATACCACTATCGCTCTTACTTTGTCAGGACATACACACGGTATGCAATTGGGACTCAATTATAAAAATATGACCTGGAGTCCCATAAAATACAAGTATAAACATTGGGCAGGTTTATATAAGCATAATCAGCAGTATTTACATGTTAACAGGGGACTGGGATGGATTGGTTTTCCTGGCCGATTAGGTATGCGTCCTGAGATTACTTATTTAGAACTTCACTCGAATCAATAG
- a CDS encoding PAS domain-containing sensor histidine kinase, with the protein MFHQDQEIFNILLETVSEGVVIVDSHQILREVNAASEAIFGYSREELIGKPLNVLIPSNYHINHHNYFQRFIEEGKRRKMTESADIYGLKKDGTIFPIDIELNPFKSYNQNFVIALINDISKRKEVEKNLMLRTQALESAKSGIFITDALKQDNPIIYFNSSFQNLTGYPEEEILNHNFRFLLGKDTKQEAIKKLNEALQKGESCQTTIRNYRKDGSMFWNDLYIFPITNSRGVVSNFVGIQNDVTTKKIAEEERLHLATIFDESLNEIYVFDAHTLKFVNANYGAQKNIGYSLEELKAMTPLDLTKSETESNFRKTIKSLLKKDIEKLEFESIHKRKDGSEYPIEVHLQLSRLNEMDVLVAIILDITERKNYTTNLENQVEERTKQLEKALNKEKELNELKTSFLSLVSHEFKTPLSAILTSCELLNKYQLEEQQDKRNKHIKTVVDKVHFLNNILNDFLSVEKLETGKVNYRFSDFKLSKVINEAVYDANMHLKEGQQIKYPENIDDLSIYQDEKIIQLILSNLLYNAIKYSHESTSIELIVKQDNNTTTIKVIDQGIGIPEKDQKHIFERYFRAENVLNTQGTGIGLNIVKNHLENLGGSICFETKEDIGSTFIITFPNTATP; encoded by the coding sequence ATGTTTCACCAAGATCAGGAAATATTTAACATTCTATTAGAAACCGTATCAGAAGGCGTGGTTATAGTTGATAGTCATCAAATATTAAGAGAAGTGAATGCGGCTTCTGAAGCCATATTTGGATATTCCAGGGAGGAATTAATAGGCAAACCTCTTAATGTACTTATCCCTTCAAATTATCACATCAATCATCATAACTATTTTCAACGGTTTATTGAGGAAGGTAAACGTCGTAAAATGACAGAGTCTGCCGACATTTACGGGTTAAAAAAAGATGGTACTATCTTCCCTATTGATATTGAATTAAATCCGTTTAAAAGTTACAATCAAAACTTTGTTATCGCCTTAATTAATGACATTTCTAAACGGAAAGAAGTAGAAAAAAACCTGATGTTGCGAACGCAGGCTTTGGAATCTGCTAAAAGTGGCATTTTCATTACCGACGCTTTAAAACAGGACAACCCCATAATCTATTTTAATTCCAGTTTTCAAAACTTAACAGGATATCCTGAGGAAGAAATTCTAAATCATAATTTTAGATTTCTTTTAGGTAAAGACACCAAACAAGAGGCTATAAAAAAACTCAACGAAGCCTTACAAAAAGGGGAAAGTTGCCAAACTACCATTCGTAATTACCGGAAGGACGGTTCCATGTTCTGGAACGATTTATATATTTTCCCGATAACCAATTCCAGAGGTGTTGTATCTAACTTTGTTGGCATACAAAACGATGTTACAACAAAGAAAATAGCCGAAGAAGAGCGCCTTCACCTGGCTACCATCTTCGATGAATCTCTTAACGAAATTTACGTTTTCGATGCTCACACTTTAAAGTTTGTAAATGCTAATTATGGAGCCCAGAAAAATATAGGTTACAGTTTAGAAGAACTAAAAGCGATGACGCCTTTAGATTTAACTAAAAGTGAAACCGAATCTAACTTCAGAAAAACAATCAAATCTTTATTAAAAAAAGATATAGAGAAATTAGAATTTGAAAGTATTCACAAAAGAAAAGATGGCAGCGAATACCCTATTGAAGTGCACCTTCAGCTATCACGTTTAAATGAAATGGATGTGTTAGTCGCCATTATTTTAGATATTACCGAACGTAAAAACTATACCACGAATCTTGAAAATCAGGTTGAAGAACGAACCAAACAATTAGAAAAAGCCCTGAACAAAGAAAAGGAACTCAACGAACTTAAAACAAGCTTCTTATCGTTAGTATCCCATGAATTCAAAACACCGCTAAGTGCTATTTTAACATCCTGTGAATTATTAAACAAATATCAGCTTGAGGAACAACAAGACAAACGCAACAAACACATTAAAACTGTTGTAGATAAAGTTCATTTCCTAAATAATATTCTTAACGACTTTTTATCGGTTGAAAAACTGGAAACGGGTAAAGTAAATTACCGCTTCAGTGATTTTAAACTCAGCAAGGTTATTAACGAGGCGGTTTACGATGCGAATATGCATTTAAAAGAAGGGCAGCAAATTAAATACCCTGAAAATATTGATGATTTATCGATATACCAGGATGAAAAAATAATTCAGCTTATTTTATCCAACTTGCTTTATAATGCTATAAAATATTCACACGAAAGCACTAGCATTGAACTTATTGTAAAACAAGATAATAACACCACAACCATTAAAGTTATAGATCAAGGTATTGGTATTCCTGAAAAAGACCAGAAACATATATTTGAACGCTATTTCAGAGCCGAAAATGTACTCAACACCCAAGGCACTGGCATTGGCTTAAATATCGTTAAAAACCACTTAGAAAACTTAGGTGGTTCTATTTGTTTTGAAACTAAAGAAGATATTGGTTCTACCTTCATAATAACTTTTCCAAATACAGCCACACCATGA